One part of the Tenacibaculum sp. 190130A14a genome encodes these proteins:
- a CDS encoding endonuclease produces MRKLLPFILLITSLSVFSQIPTYYNDVNLNLTGTSLKDALATKITSTHTTNLSYTPGVWDALKQTDLDPTNNNKVVLIYGYSDTDGNYVTDRTRGKDNNGGSAGSQWNREHVYPKSLGNPNLGTSGPGADVHHLRPADISFNSQRSSKKFAAGSGNAGDVAGGWYPGDEWKGDVARMMMYVYLRYGNQCLPSNVTIGTTNASDSNMIDLLLQWNAEDPVSDFEKQRNPIIQGLQGNRNPFIDNPAFATKIWGGPQAEDLFGNGGGSSDTQAPTAPSNLTTSNTTSTSVSLSWLAATDNVGITGYEVFNGSTKIATVTATNYQVTGLTASTAYTFSVKAKDAAGNTSVSSNTVNVTTTSGGSSGGGNATELLISEYVEGSSNNKAIEIANFTGATVNLANYSLRKATNGGNWSSTLTLSGSLANGQVYVIAHSSASSTLKNKAQRTDTNVLSFNGNDAVGLFKGSTLLDAIGNPTSSSNFAKDKTLQRKSSINQPSNTYNSSEWNVLAKDTFSGLGSHSIDGAVSDTQAPTTPTNLAGTNITQTSVNLSWTASTDNVGVTGYDVYQGSTKITSVTSTNYNVTGLTASTNYTFSIKSKDAAGNISTSSSNLGITTKSNTDTSAPSVPANLTVANVTTTSVDLNWTASTDNVGVTGYDVYQGNTKIASVTSANYGVTGLTASTNYTFSIKAKDAAGNISASSTTLGVTTKSVVLNYCSSKGNNASYEYIDNVVIGGISNTTGANSGYGDFTSLTGNLPFGTNNIIVSAGFSGSSYTEFWRVWIDYNQNGTFESNELVASGSSSSAANLSYTFTVPTTAKIGKTRMRVSMKWNATATACETFSYGEVEDYTVNIGTSSRGTKNILAEAELGNEKPIFKASVYPNPASNFINIQFQDRRKASYQITNTIGQLVKSGSTDTNINISNLESGIYLVQINDGQKSLTQKFIKK; encoded by the coding sequence ATGAGAAAATTATTACCCTTCATTTTACTGATTACAAGTTTATCAGTATTTTCTCAAATTCCTACGTATTACAATGATGTGAATTTGAATTTAACAGGTACTTCCTTAAAAGATGCCTTAGCTACTAAAATAACAAGTACGCATACTACTAATCTATCCTACACACCAGGTGTATGGGACGCTTTAAAACAAACAGATTTAGATCCAACGAATAATAATAAAGTTGTTCTAATATATGGTTATAGCGATACGGATGGAAATTATGTTACCGATAGAACTAGAGGAAAAGATAATAATGGTGGTAGTGCTGGATCACAATGGAACAGAGAGCATGTATACCCTAAATCATTAGGTAACCCTAACTTAGGTACATCAGGACCAGGTGCCGATGTGCATCATCTTAGACCTGCTGATATTTCTTTTAACTCACAAAGAAGCAGTAAAAAATTCGCTGCTGGTTCTGGAAATGCAGGAGATGTAGCTGGTGGATGGTATCCAGGTGATGAGTGGAAAGGAGATGTTGCTCGTATGATGATGTATGTATATTTACGTTATGGTAACCAATGTTTACCTTCTAATGTAACTATTGGTACAACAAACGCTTCTGATAGTAACATGATTGATTTATTATTACAATGGAATGCAGAAGATCCTGTTTCTGATTTTGAAAAACAACGTAACCCTATTATTCAAGGATTACAAGGAAACCGTAACCCATTTATAGACAACCCTGCATTTGCTACTAAAATCTGGGGAGGTCCACAAGCAGAAGATTTGTTTGGAAATGGTGGTGGTTCATCTGACACTCAAGCACCAACTGCACCAAGTAACTTAACAACTTCTAACACAACAAGCACTTCAGTAAGTTTATCTTGGTTAGCAGCTACCGACAATGTTGGTATTACAGGATACGAAGTTTTTAATGGAAGTACTAAAATAGCAACGGTAACTGCAACAAACTACCAAGTAACTGGTTTAACTGCTTCAACGGCATATACATTTTCTGTAAAAGCTAAAGATGCAGCTGGAAATACATCAGTATCTAGTAATACTGTAAATGTTACTACAACTTCAGGAGGAAGCTCTGGAGGAGGAAATGCAACGGAATTATTAATTTCAGAGTATGTAGAAGGTTCATCTAACAATAAAGCAATTGAAATAGCAAACTTTACAGGCGCTACCGTAAACTTAGCTAATTATTCATTAAGAAAGGCTACTAACGGAGGTAACTGGTCTAGTACGCTTACTTTAAGTGGATCTTTAGCAAATGGTCAGGTATATGTTATAGCTCATTCAAGTGCCTCTTCAACATTGAAAAACAAAGCGCAAAGAACAGATACTAACGTCTTATCTTTTAACGGAAATGATGCTGTTGGGTTGTTTAAAGGTAGTACTTTACTTGATGCTATTGGAAATCCTACTAGTTCTTCAAATTTTGCTAAAGACAAAACTTTACAGAGAAAGTCTTCTATAAATCAACCAAGTAACACTTACAATAGCAGTGAATGGAATGTTTTAGCTAAAGACACTTTCTCGGGGTTAGGTTCTCATTCAATTGATGGTGCGGTTTCAGATACCCAAGCTCCTACCACACCAACTAATCTAGCTGGAACTAATATAACACAAACTTCTGTTAACTTATCTTGGACAGCTTCAACAGATAACGTAGGAGTTACTGGATATGATGTGTATCAAGGAAGTACTAAAATTACTTCAGTTACTTCAACTAATTATAATGTAACAGGATTAACAGCTAGTACGAACTATACGTTCTCTATAAAATCAAAAGATGCAGCTGGAAATATATCAACGTCAAGTAGTAATCTTGGAATTACCACTAAATCTAATACTGACACTTCTGCTCCATCTGTTCCTGCAAACTTAACTGTTGCCAATGTAACAACTACTTCTGTAGATTTGAATTGGACTGCTTCTACTGACAATGTAGGAGTTACTGGATACGACGTATATCAAGGAAATACAAAAATAGCTTCTGTTACTTCTGCTAACTATGGTGTTACTGGATTAACCGCTAGTACTAACTATACATTTTCCATAAAAGCAAAAGACGCAGCAGGAAATATTTCTGCTTCAAGTACTACTTTAGGTGTAACAACCAAATCAGTTGTATTAAATTATTGTTCTTCTAAAGGAAACAATGCTAGTTATGAATATATAGATAATGTTGTTATTGGAGGAATTTCAAATACTACCGGAGCCAACTCAGGATATGGAGATTTTACTTCATTAACAGGTAACCTACCTTTCGGAACAAATAATATTATTGTAAGTGCAGGTTTTTCAGGATCATCATATACGGAATTTTGGAGAGTTTGGATTGATTATAATCAAAATGGAACTTTTGAAAGTAACGAATTAGTAGCCAGTGGTTCTTCTTCTAGCGCTGCAAATCTTTCTTACACTTTTACTGTACCAACTACTGCAAAAATAGGTAAAACTAGAATGCGTGTTTCTATGAAATGGAACGCAACAGCAACAGCATGCGAAACATTTTCATATGGAGAAGTAGAAGATTATACCGTAAATATTGGTACATCATCGAGAGGAACTAAAAACATTTTAGCGGAAGCAGAACTAGGAAATGAAAAGCCAATTTTCAAAGCTTCAGTGTATCCTAATCCAGCTTCTAATTTCATAAATATACAGTTTCAAGATCGTAGAAAGGCTAGCTATCAAATAACAAATACTATTGGTCAGCTAGTTAAGAGTGGAAGTACGGATACAAACATTAACATTAGCAATTTAGAATCAGGAATTTACTTGGTTCAAATCAATGATGGACAAAAATCCCTTACACAAAAATTCATCAAGAAATAG
- the pheT gene encoding phenylalanine--tRNA ligase subunit beta, with amino-acid sequence MKVSYNWLKQFLQIDWEAEKTGELLTDLGLEVEGIEKVESIKGSLQGVVVGEVLTCVKHPNADKLKVTTVNLGGESPVQIVCGAPNVDAGQKVPVATIGTMLYDEKGEGFKIKKGKIRGEESHGMICAEDELGLGKGHDGIMILDNSLVPGTPCSEVFNIEIDYVFEIGLTPNRADAMSHFGVARDLRAGLIQQGTNLELISPSVSDFHVDERTHKIDIEVDDKDLVPRYCGITITDVEVKESPEWIQNRLKAIGLAPKNNIVDITNYVLHELGQPLHAFDASKIKGNKVVVKTLEEGTKFVTLDEVERELSSEDIMICDADDNPLCIGGVFGGLKSGVTEHTTSIFLESAYFNPVSVRKTAKRYGLNTDASFRFERGIDINLTKYALKRAALLIEEYAGGKMSSDILDFYPEKVEDFQVFLSYENAYRLIGQEIPKETIKNILASLEIKINSETAGGLGLTIPSYRVDVQREADIIEEILRVYGYNNIEFSHKLNTSISFDSNTDVQIENIIANQLTSLGFNETMANSLTKADYVALSENLKEEHNVEMLNPLSNDLKVMRQSLLFSGLESVAYNINRKNNALKLYEFGKTYHKYESSYQEDKHLTLFVTGNRVKDSWKVTSQASDFFYLKGIITGMLERLGISGIKTSPVKSDIFSEGVTLSLGKIKLVEFGVVKRAILKEFSIKQEVLFADFNWQNILGLVGKKKIKVSDLPKFPAVKRDLALLLDNKVAFKELYNLAFQSERKLLKDVDLFDVYEGDKLPEGKKSYAVSFVLQDENKTLADKQIDKIMQKLQQTFEKNLNAVLR; translated from the coding sequence ATGAAAGTATCATACAACTGGTTGAAACAGTTTTTACAAATAGATTGGGAAGCAGAGAAAACAGGAGAATTGCTGACCGATTTAGGACTTGAAGTAGAAGGAATAGAGAAAGTTGAAAGTATCAAAGGAAGCTTACAAGGAGTGGTTGTAGGAGAAGTTTTAACTTGTGTTAAGCATCCAAATGCAGACAAGTTAAAAGTAACTACTGTGAATTTAGGAGGAGAATCTCCTGTACAAATTGTTTGTGGTGCTCCAAACGTAGATGCTGGTCAAAAAGTTCCTGTAGCAACTATTGGAACGATGTTGTATGATGAGAAAGGAGAAGGATTTAAGATCAAAAAAGGAAAGATTAGAGGAGAAGAAAGCCACGGAATGATCTGTGCTGAGGATGAATTAGGCTTAGGCAAAGGACATGATGGTATTATGATTTTAGATAATTCTTTAGTACCTGGTACACCTTGTTCTGAGGTTTTTAATATAGAGATTGATTATGTTTTTGAAATTGGATTAACACCCAATCGTGCAGATGCTATGAGCCATTTTGGTGTAGCAAGGGATTTACGTGCTGGTTTGATTCAACAAGGAACTAACTTAGAGTTAATATCTCCATCGGTTTCTGATTTTCACGTAGATGAGCGTACACATAAAATTGATATAGAAGTAGACGATAAAGATTTAGTACCTCGTTATTGTGGAATTACCATTACAGATGTTGAAGTAAAAGAATCTCCAGAATGGATTCAAAATAGATTGAAAGCAATTGGTTTAGCCCCAAAGAATAATATTGTAGATATCACAAATTATGTTTTACATGAATTAGGGCAACCATTGCATGCTTTTGATGCTTCAAAAATTAAAGGAAATAAAGTAGTTGTTAAAACTTTAGAAGAAGGAACTAAATTTGTTACTCTAGACGAGGTTGAAAGAGAGTTGTCTTCTGAAGATATTATGATTTGCGATGCTGATGATAATCCATTATGTATTGGTGGTGTATTTGGAGGATTAAAATCGGGAGTTACAGAACATACTACATCAATCTTCTTAGAAAGCGCATATTTTAACCCAGTTTCTGTTCGTAAAACAGCGAAAAGATATGGTTTAAATACTGATGCTTCTTTCCGATTTGAAAGAGGTATTGATATTAATTTAACGAAGTATGCCTTAAAACGTGCCGCTTTGTTAATTGAAGAATATGCAGGAGGAAAAATGTCTTCAGATATTTTGGATTTTTATCCAGAGAAAGTAGAAGATTTCCAAGTTTTTTTATCATATGAAAACGCTTATAGATTAATAGGTCAAGAAATTCCGAAAGAAACAATTAAAAATATTTTAGCTTCTTTAGAAATTAAAATTAATAGTGAAACTGCTGGTGGATTAGGTTTAACAATACCTTCTTATAGAGTAGATGTTCAAAGAGAAGCAGATATTATTGAAGAAATTTTACGTGTTTACGGATACAATAATATTGAGTTTTCTCATAAATTAAATACATCTATTTCATTTGATAGCAATACAGATGTTCAAATAGAAAACATAATAGCAAATCAATTAACCTCATTAGGGTTCAATGAAACAATGGCTAACTCTTTAACAAAAGCTGATTATGTTGCATTATCTGAGAATTTAAAAGAGGAACATAATGTAGAGATGCTAAACCCATTAAGTAATGACTTAAAGGTAATGCGTCAATCTTTATTGTTTAGTGGATTGGAAAGTGTTGCTTATAACATTAATAGAAAGAACAATGCGCTTAAACTTTATGAGTTTGGAAAAACATATCATAAATATGAAAGCAGTTATCAAGAAGATAAACATTTAACGTTATTTGTAACAGGTAATAGAGTTAAAGATAGTTGGAAAGTTACCAGTCAAGCTTCTGATTTCTTTTATTTGAAAGGAATTATTACAGGAATGTTAGAGCGTTTAGGTATTTCTGGAATAAAGACCTCACCAGTTAAATCTGATATCTTTTCAGAAGGAGTAACATTAAGTCTTGGAAAGATAAAGTTAGTTGAATTTGGAGTAGTTAAAAGAGCTATTTTAAAGGAGTTTTCAATAAAACAAGAAGTATTATTTGCTGATTTTAATTGGCAAAATATTTTAGGTTTAGTTGGAAAAAAGAAAATCAAAGTATCTGATTTACCTAAGTTTCCTGCTGTAAAGAGAGATTTAGCTTTATTATTAGATAATAAAGTAGCGTTTAAAGAGCTTTATAATTTAGCATTCCAATCTGAAAGAAAATTGTTAAAGGATGTAGACCTGTTTGATGTCTATGAAGGTGATAAATTACCAGAAGGCAAGAAGTCTTATGCTGTTAGTTTTGTTTTGCAAGATGAAAATAAAACATTGGCAGATAAGCAAATAGATAAAATCATGCAAAAATTGCAGCAAACATTCGAAAAGAATTTAAATGCTGTTTTAAGATAA